From Pempheris klunzingeri isolate RE-2024b chromosome 16, fPemKlu1.hap1, whole genome shotgun sequence, a single genomic window includes:
- the edn1 gene encoding endothelin-1, whose product MDLYILISALSVMHSWVLSTVLSAPSGETPTASAATQGRHVRTKRCSCATFLDKECVYFCHLDIIWVNTPERVVSYGMGNAPRTRRAVADSMATSSGRRCQCSRENDDTCRNFCRLESRLRSGSLPDVIRSADGDGCAEAQCKPKLAGDTGRIKRTKSSNKKRVWPLAIRAALKTRLLLAKWRARQRHRARAWEGESKAS is encoded by the exons ATGGATTTATACATTTTGATTTCCGCACTATCAGTGATGCACTCCTGGGTTTTGAGCACAG TTCTATCGGCGCCTTCTGGAGAGACACCCACCGCCTCCGCAGCCACCCAGGGGCGCCATGTGCGGACCAAACGCTGCTCCTGCGCCACTTTCCTGGACAAGGAGTGCGTCTACTTCTGCCACCTGGACATCATATGGGTCAACACACCTGA GCGCGTGGTCTCCTACGGGATGGGCAACGCTCCGCGGACGAGGCGCGCGGTGGCGGATTCCATGGCAACCAGCAGCGGACGTCGCTGCCAGTGTTCCCGCGAAAACGACGACACATGCAGGAACTTCTGCCGGCTGGAGAGCCGCCTCAG GTCTGGGTCGCTGCCAGACGTGATCCGCTCTGCCGACGGCGATGGCTGTGCTGAGGCGCAGTGCAAACCCAAGCTGGCAGGAGACACGGGCAGGATTAAGAG GACGAAGAGCAGCAATAAGAAACGGGTGTGGCCTCTGGCAATCAGGGCTGCCTTGAAAACCCGCCTGCTGCTGGCGAAGTGGAGGGCCAGACAGCGCCACAGGGCGAGGGCGTGGGAGGGTGAGAGCAAGGCGTCCTAA
- the hivep1 gene encoding zinc finger protein 40 — translation MPRTKQNNPKNLKDKIEEAQKELKDPKASQKGISESSRRNADNIKGLKRKKVVAENRQEKIPKSPVKKPLQLKTSDTALHRAPFKETSPSSSNSPSHNPSTSPSGKTDPQYAQPVAASPHKGSSSINAERLKKEETSPGPPSLGPIDGEEGSLTTAQVSQPKERKLPNFEGDPYQSSAPLDVLLKAMEPDFSTLAERKNSLQAIGKPAPNAQSSGELTMPAVNAGLQTQHSHMQTYYIDKQGNFIGIASPLQGNVQTSPQGTPMQSSPLATPHFMPMASNPEKPGLHMSFNTGPSTITHAPVPSGSNALPQSQPPVVHTCQSLSASVPSTIQVPVTPGSNQVQMTTVMNFGAEQVYKDQKPKKPGKYVCEYCSRACAKPSVLLKHIRSHTGERPYPCVTCGFSFKTKSNLYKHKKSHAHAIKLGLIARSESGGGSLSQESDKAVGTHSEAEDSGDSDEEGSTADLDPDSSQSSVAALSENSLQSAGTTQGSHGEADSLAVFESIKPVTGQRAHEPKVTAALPKVVVYPVNVSPLRADSPRVTGAAPEPAAAQRQREFQTANLRSSITVLSSLKEIDGTNPSLDTVSEDEDQHCKSPLLSGHAQLQRQQATDFSQQQQAKCLLSPRSLGSTDSGYFSRSESADQAMSPPSPFVKITPPVDIDIVKNTLPNVPHVVATVMHVAAEQKPRAPDGQMRPPLEAKALSLEERISKLISDNEAVVDNKQLDSVKPRRTSLSRRGSIDSPKSYIFKDSFQFDLKPMGRRSSSSSDIPKSPFTPTDKSKPVFLLSVPSQYPPMDCLPITRSNSMPTTPGHSALPLNVAPLPHPLRICQSFDDKISSLNDDVFSSAPSTPNPAIHSRTLVRQAAVEDFSTSEGHGLPTVRSMDESYHGPSSSTELMQKSRSFEYSQDRNRKPQQNKGTMYECETCRNRYRKLENFETHKKFYCSELHGPKNKPITVKETDQDVFHVNIMQPMVPRSTSGSGVLDQQTSIRKRRKMKSVGDEDDQSPTDTIPPCSVSFELPTALASRSFSQHAVIVDVQPKNNQSKLPQIQLVARGINTSDSRLSPIRETQISTSTKGDLQRQGSGTSVIRHTNSLSRPNSFETESIDRASPVDIMEKDPLKLKTDATANVSGDIYHEKISKPNSAEFGKQRKEQCTDGTIAAVGENATPAHQSRLVRQNNIQVPEILVTEEPDREHESQTAEPADKPADQFNWPQRSESLSKLPAEKLPPKKKRIRLAQMDHSSGESSFESSLSRSLSRDSSLSRCSSISASFDRDEPSRSESPSRGECVSKIPEPQGLPTAFNTLGVPGMMRRAASEQITCTQPSVEISCDYRSKSFDCGNVSPSRSLSPVGQPKTGQNSQVAPVPLIERRRGPLVRQMSLKIGPESQQPVRKAVIPPITNVSSLTQNRSQQIHIANRRTMAQPFILHTGDAPLQKNEQMVQSINLGSPTQQPQVHGLPHPWHQTSRVQICQKIQPPLSQILVCRENVQNKPADSEEKKCFVPKYQLQCPALRANQTFSFSSTQGTQIALPVLTIPIANPILSISKPSDALQKVYVAQPNQQASEIKTQTVGLSGRRQRDPFEQTQAGAIPLPQILITHEQIHPSPSVSNKNSLLSSRNVDSDTHPVPTAKDRTQTQTLTNNHTAERAPSLGSLHCTQKLASVTLCPQQEPAASSKRMLSPANSLDIYMEKHQKRAKDEHGVACLTDGRSVNYLNSKMSEVTRQRKLTLVRQVCTTEPVDSPIETEAPPLPQVKTDGEKDSQATDDVKPMSPDSAGLEKSTSTVIHEEASPGLNTTPGSQATSMPATNTLKPQEKAEEQRWTPAKSPIRPSSFHCGQVKLTTSVSVVNTKDSHRLSFPSLKTATTFTWCFLMKRKPLHVPQTDLKTSAYAAWTVSPNNHNPLGLPTKVVMSLFDSKQSSKKIHYTSAIRTNGKSDILSYSGKLKDVMPMVPITKKSISVETRPKGQPETQTSNESDKDLTSKSEPRRVKIFDGGYKSNEEYIYVRGRGRGKYICEECGIRCKKPSMLRKHIRTHSDVRPYHCVHCNFSFKTKGNLTKHMKSKAHSKKCMEMGVPEGLIEDQDAEDSGDRSQVSSADRQDSDGDDSDGPDDEENDDNEEEEEDSQAESGLSTNPSVSASPQHIPCKEAEVPPSALLAQMSISSVSLPPSQPPAPDSHTSESDSVPMMSPVSLSKQISISGSCYSPMPIPYSPPPVATTSDCYTSDTESVHMMSPVSPCRQMSIDYPDFDVPPSPPVPGKGSKLGQDVSSAPPVVATSESGIPVDRSTQTSSYISQGPMHFPPQGLSQTPGAETQTHLFSHLPLHSQQPSRSSYSMVPVGGIQLVPAGLAAYSTFVPIQAGPVQLTIPAVSVIHRNTSPLPAPNTPPHPEGLQTQPLVVQEPISSVVPCFPLGQVTGLQAQTMQPVGLETLNLMGLTNTGLASTQLLPQQGLTLNATLGLQVLAANPTSQSSTGPQTHIPGVQIVNIALPAIIPSLSPLSTLSPLPSSSERQASPEAPGAQPSQSEHGLSSRSCVPASPPTPLKVSSSLELSSGGRAEFTQTVEREEQDKSPRKHPSPAPESRADSAEEPPAEGASDPAHPRPPPVTSWQKVIDDYNEVSSDDEDRLVIAT, via the exons ATAAAATCGAAGAGGCACAGAAGGAGCTCAAAGACCCAAAAGCCTCACAGAAAG GGATATCTGAAAGCAGTCGAAGAAATGCAGATAACATAAAAGGcctgaagaggaaaaaggtTGTGGCAGAGAATCGGCAAGAGAAAATTCCAAAATCTCCAGTGAAAAAGCCCCTGCAGTTAAAAACATCTGACACTGCACTCCACAGAGCACCATTCAAGGAAACTTCACCTTCCTCCTCCAACAGTCCTTCCCACAATCCTTCCACATCACCCAGTGGGAAGACAGACCCACAATATGCCCAGCCAGTTGCAGCATCCCCTCACAAGGGGTCATCTTCCATTAACGCTGAAAGGCTGAAGAAGGAGGAAACGTCCCCTGGACCTCCATCACTTGGGCCCATTGATGGTGAGGAGGGCTCTTTGACTACTGCTCAAGTGTCTCAGCCCAAAGAACGCAAGCTCCCCAACTTTGAGGGAGACCCTTACCAGAGCAGTGCGCCCCTTGATGTTTTACTTAAGGCCATGGAACCTGACTTCAGTACACTGGCTGAGAGAAAAAACTCCTTGCAGGCCATTGGAAAACCAGCGCCCAATGCTCAATCTAGTGGTGAATTAACAATGCCAGCTGTCAATGCTGGTCTCCAGACCCAACATTCTCATATGCAGACTTACTATATTGACAAACAAGGCAACTTTATCGGAATTGCATCACCACTACAGGGAAATGTGCAGACGTCTCCCCAGGGTACTCCCATGCAATCCTCTCCACTCGCTACACCACATTTTATGCCTATGGCCTCAAATCCAGAAAAGCCTGGCTTGCATATGAGCTTTAATACTGGACCATCCACTATAACCCATGCACCTGTTCCCTCAGGTTCCAATGCTTTGCCACAAAGCCaaccacctgttgttcacacATGCCAGTCCCTCTCAGCAAGTGTTCCCAGCACTATTCAGGTCCCAGTTACACCTGGCAGCAACCAAGTTCAAATGACCACTGTAATGAACTTTGGCGCTGAGCAGGTTTACAAGGACCAAAAGCCTAAGAAGCCAGGAAAGTATGTTTGTGAATATTGCAGTCGGGCATGTGCAAAACCCAGCGTGCTGCTCAAACACATCAGGTCTCACACAGGAGAAAGACCATATCCCTGTGTTACATGTGGCTTCTCATTCAAAACCAAGAGCAACTTGTACAAGCACAAGAAATCCCACGCTCATGCAATAAAACTGGGTCTCATTGCACGCTCTGAATCTGGAGGGGGATCGCTATCTCAAGAATCTGACAAAGCCGTTGGAACACATTCAGAGGCAGAGGACAGCGGGGACAGTGATGAGGAAGGTAGCACTGCGGACTTGGACCCTGATTCGTCACAGAGCAGTGTGGCGGCTTTGTCTGAAAATAGTTTACAGAGTGCAGGTACAACACAAGGAAGCCATGGAGAGGCTGACTCATTGGCTGTGTTTGAGTCGATTAAACCAGTCACGGGTCAGAGGGCTcatgagcccaaagtgacagcTGCACTTCCAAAAGTTGTTGTATACCCAGTTAATGTCTCACCTCTGAGGGCAGATAGCCCAAGAGTTACAGGTGCAGCGCCGGAGCCAGCTGCTGCACAACGGCAACGAGAGTTTCAGACTGCCAATTTGAGATCAAGCATCACTGTCCTGTCATCCCTGAAAGAGATAGATGGTACAAATCCCTCACTAGACACGGTGAGCGAAGATGAAGACCAGCATTGCAAGTCTCCGTTGTTAAGTGGACATGCTCAGCTTCAGAGGCAACAAGCAACAGACTTTTCTCAACAGCAACAGGCCAAGTGTCTACTCAGTCCCCGCAGTTTGGGAAGTACAGATTCTGGCTACTTCTCTCGTTCTGAAAGTGCTGACCAGGCAATGAGTCCACCCAGTCCATTTGTTAAGATAACGCCACCAGTGGACATTGACATTGTCAAGAATACCCTTCCCAATGTCCCTCATGTAGTTGCCACAGTAATGCATGTAGCAGCTGAGCAAAAGCCACGGGCCCCAGACGGACAGATGCGTCCACCGTTGGAAGCCAAAGCACTCTCCCTGGAAGAACGAATTTCAAAGCTGATATCTGATAATGAGGCAGTAGTTGACAACAAGCAGCTGGACAGTGTAAAGCCGAGGAGGACATCTCTCTCGAGGAGAGGTAGCATAGACTCTCCTAAATCATACATATTTAAAGACTCATTTCAGTTTGATCTTAAACCAATGGGAAGAAGGTCAAGTTCCAGTTCAGACATCCCTAAGTCCCCATTCACTCCCACAGATAAATCAAAGCCAgtatttcttctctctgttccttCTCAATACCCACCAATGGATTGTTTGCCAATAACGAGGAGTAACTCTATGCCTACTACACCAGGACACTCTGCTCTTCCACTTAATgttgcccccctcccccacccttTGCGAATTTGTCAGTCATTTGATGACAAAATTAGTTCGTTGaatgatgatgtgttttcatCAGCCCCATCAACCCCAAATCCAGCAATACACTCTCGTACCTTAGTCAGACAAGCAGCAGTGGAGGACTTTTCCACAAGCGAGGGGCATGGCCTCCCTACTGTTCGCTCCATGGATGAGAGCTATCATGGTCCGAGCAGTTCCACAGAGCTGATGCAGAAAAGCAGATCTTTTGAGTACAGtcaggacagaaacagaaagccTCAGCAGAATAAAGGCACAATGTATGAGTGTGAAACTTGTCGTAATCGGTACAGAAAGTTAGAGAATTTTGAAACACACAAGAAATTCTATTGCTCTGAGCTTCATGGTCCAAAAAACAAGCCAATCACTGTTAAAGAAACTGATCAAGATGTGTTTCACGTAAACATAATGCAGCCCATGGTCCCTAGATCAACTAGTGGCTCAGGAGTACTTGATCAACAGACATCAATtaggaagagaaggaaaatgaaaagtgtcGGAGATGAGGATGATCAGTCTCCTACTGACACCATTCCACCTTGTTCAGTTAGTTTTGAGCTACCAACAGCGCTGGCAAGTCGGAGTTTTTCACAGCATGCTGTAATAGTAGACGTACAGCCCAAAAACAACCAGTCAAAGCTACCTCAGATTCAGCTCGTAGCAAGAGGTATTAATACTTCAGATTCCAGACTGTCCCCAATACGTGAGACCCAGATCAGCACTTCTACTAAAGGAGACCTGCAAAGGCAAGGCAGCGGTACTTCAGTCATTCGACACACCAACTCTCTTAGCAGACCCAATTCATTTGAGACAGAATCTATTGACAGGGCATCTCCGGTTGATATTATGGAGAAGGATCCCCTAAAGCTCAAAACAGATGCAACTGCAAATGTTTCTGGTGACATCTATCACgaaaaaatatcaaaacccAACAGTGCTGAATTTGGAAAACAAAGGAAGGAACAATGCACTGATGGCACAATAGCAGCAGTTGGTGAAAATGCTACTCCTGCCCATCAGTCTCGTCTGGTTCGTCAAAATAACATCCAAGTTCCTGAGATCCTTGTCACAGAGGAGCCCGACAGAGAACATGAGTCACAGACTGCTGAGCCAGCAGATAAGCCTGCTGATCAATTCAACTGGCCTCAGAGAAGTGAGAGTTTGTCTAAGTTACCAGCGGAGAAACTTccaccaaaaaagaaaagaatccgTCTTGCTCAAATGGATCACTCCTCGGGTGAATCCAGTTTTGAATCCAGTCTTTCACGAAGCCTCAGCAGGGATAGTAGTCTTTCTCGTTGTTCCAGCATATCAGCCTCTTTTGACAGAGATGAGCCATCCAGGTCGGAGAGTCCTTCCAGAGGGGAGTGTGTCAGCAAAATTCCAGAGCCTCAAGGTTTGCCGACAGCCTTCAACACCCTTGGCGTGCCTGGGATGATGAGGCGTGCTGCATCTGAACAGATCACTTGTACTCAACCCTCTGTGGAGATATCATGCGACTACCGTAGCAAATCATTTGACTGTGGTAATGTATCTCCCAGCAGATCTCTGTCTCCAGTTGGCCAGCcaaaaacaggacaaaactCTCAAGTTGCCCCAGTGCCACTTATTGAAAGGAGGCGGGGGCCATTAGTTCGCCAGATGTCTTTAAAGATTGGCCCAGAGAGTCAGCAACCTGTTCGGAAAGCTGTCATACCTCCCATTACAAATGTTAGCTCTTTAACTCAGAATAGATCCCAGCAGATTCACATTGCCAATAGGCGCACCATGGCTCAACCTTTTATCCTGCATACTGGAGATGCACCCCTGCAGAAGAATGAGCAAATGGTGCAAAGCATTAATTTGGGTAGCCCAACTCAGCAGCCTCAAGTCCATGGCCTTCCACACCCTTGGCATCAAACATCAAGGGTTCAAATATGCCAAAAGATACAACCACCACTGAGCCAGATCTTAGTTTGTCGTGAGAATGTCCAAAACAAACCAGCCGACTCTGAAGAAAAGAAGTGTTTTGTGCCCAAATACCAACTGCAGTGTCCCGCTCTTAGAGCAAACCAAACATTTTCCTTCTCCAGCACACAGGGAACTCAGATAGCCTTGCCAGTTTTAACAATACCTATTGCCAATCCAATTTTGAGCATTTCAAAACCATCAGATGCACTCCAAAAAGTATATGTTGCTCAACCCAATCAACAGGCCTCTGAAATTAAAACACAGACTGTTGGTTTGTCAGGTCGACGGCAAAGAGACCCATTTGAGCAGACCCAAGCAGGTGCTATACCATTACCACAGATCCTCATAACTCATGAGCAAATAcacccctctccctctgtgtccaaTAAAAATAGCCTATTGTCCTCTCGCAATGTAGACAGTGATACTCATCCTGTACCAACGGCAAAGGATAGGACTCAAACTCAGACTCTGACTAATAACCATACTGCTGAACGAGCACCTTCTCTTGGTTCTTTACACTGCACACAGAAACTGGCATCAGTGACTCTCTGCCCACAGCAGGAACCCGCTGCCTCAAGTAAACGAATGCTGTCACCTGCCAACAGCTTGGATATCTACATGGAAAAGCACCAAAAACGGGCTAAGGATGAACATGGTGTGGCCTGTCTAACTGATGGCAGATCAGTCAATTATCTTAATTCCAAGATGTCAGAGGTTACCCGACAACGGAAGCTAACGCTTGTCAGGCAGGTTTGCACAACTGAACCAGTGGACAGTCCCATTGAAACTGAGGCCCCACCTCTGCCACAGGTTAAAACAGACGGGGAGAAGGACTCACAGGCTACTGATGATGTTAAACCTATGTCACCTGACAGTGCAGGATTGGAAAAAAGCACCAGCACTGTTATTCATGAGGAAGCAAGCCCTGGCCTGAATACTACACCTGGTAGCCAGGCCACCTCCATGCCAGCTACTAACACTCTGAAACCCCAAGAGAAAGCTGAGGAACAGAGATGGACCCCTGCCAAATCTCCTATTAGGCCCTCCAGTTTCCACTGTGGTCAGGTGAAACTGAccacatctgtgtctgtggttaaTACAAAAGACAGTCATCGCCTGTCCTTCCCCAGCCTGAAGACTGCCACCACTTTCACGTGGTGTTTCTTGATGAAGAGGAAGCCTCTTCATGTTCCACAGACTGACCTAAAGACTTCAGCATATGCTGCCTGGACAGTCAGCCCCAATAACCATAACCCACTTGGGTTGCCAACCAAGGTGGTCATGTCTCTGTTCGACTCCAAGCAAAGCTCCAAGAAAATACACTACACCTCAGCCATAAGAACTAATGGGAAATCTGACATCTTGTCTTACTCGGGCAAGCTGAAAGACGTCATGCCCATG GTGCCAATAACCAAGAAGTCTATATCAGTTGAAACCAGACCTAAGGGGCAACCAGAAACTCAGACCAGCAACGAGTCAGACAAGGACCTGACATCTAAATCAGAGCCGAGACGGGTCAAAATATTTGATGGCGG ATACAAATCTAACGAAGAGTATATTTACGTGCGTGGACGTGGACGTGGTAAATACATCTGTGAGGAATGTGGGATCCGCTGCAAGAAGCCCAGCATGCTGCGCAAACACATCCGTACCCACTCTGACGTCCGGCCGTACCACTGTGTCCACTGCAACTTCTCCTTCAAGACGAAAG GAAATCTGACCAAGCACATGAAATCCAAAGCCCACAGTAAGAAATGCATGGAGATGGGGGTTCCTGAGGGTCTCATTGAGGATCAGGATGCAGAGGACTCAG GAGACCGCAGTCAGGTGAGCAGTGCCGACCGTCAAGACTCAGATGGTGACGACTCCGATGGCCCTGATGATGAGGAGAATGATGACaacgaggaagaagaggaggacagccAGGCAGAGTCTGGCCTGTCTACCAACCCCTCAGTCTCTGCCAGCCCACAGCATATCCCTTGCAAAGAGGCTGAAGTCCCTCCCAGTGCCCTCCTCGCCCAGATGTCAATCAGCTCAGTCTCCTTACCCCCCTCCCAGCCTCCAGCTCCTGACTCCCACACATCAGAGTCTGACTCTGTCCCCATGATGAGCCCTGTGTCCCTGAGCAAGCAGATATCCATCTCTGGGTCCTGCTACAGCCCCATGCCCATCCCTTACTCTCCTCCACCTGTTGCCACCACATCAGACTGCTACACCTCAGACACAGAGTCAGTGCATATGATGAGCCCAGTGTCACCATGCAGGCAGATGTCCATCGACTACCCTGACTTTGATGTGCCCCCTAGTCCCCCCGTGCCAGGCAAGGGCTCCAAGCTAGGCCAG GACGTCTCCTCTGCCCCTCCTGTTGTGGCAACTAGTGAGTCGGGCATACCAGTGGACCGAAGCACTCAGACTTCCTCCTACATTTCCCAAGGTCCCATGCACTTTCCTCCACAGGGTCTTTCTCAAACACCAGGAGCAGAGACCCAAACCCACCTGTTCAGTCACTTGCCCCTGCACTCCCAGCAGCCCTCTCGCTCGTCTTACAGCATGGTCCCAGTTGGGGGGATCCAGCTGGTGCCTGCTGGCCTTGCAGCTTACTCCACCTTTGTACCAATCCAGGCTGGCCCAGTCCAGCTCACCATCCCGGCAGTGAGCGTCATTCACAGAAACACGAGCCCGTTACCAGCTCCCAACACTCCACCCCACCCAGAGGGCTTGCAAACCCAGCCACTTGTGGTCCAGGAACCAATCAGTAGTGTTGTGCCCTGCTTCCCTCTCGGGCAGGTCACTGGTCTGCAGGCTCAAACAATGCAGCCGGTAGGCCTAGAGACACTTAACCTGATGGGGCTGACCAACACAGGCCTGGCATCCACCCAGCTGCTGCCCCAGCAAGGGCTCACCCTCAATGCCACTCTCGGGCTGCAGGTTTTAGCTGCCAACCCCACCTCCCAAAGCAGCACCGGCCCCCAGACACACATCCCAGGTGTGCAGATAGTTAACATCGCCCTGCCTGCCATCATTCCCTCTCTGAGCCCCCTCTCCACCCTTAGTCCTCTCCCTTCGTCCTCAGAGAGGCAAGCCAGCCCTGAAGCTCCAGGAGCACAGCCATCTCAAAGTGAACATGGGCTCAGTTCACGGAGCTGCGTGCCTGCTTCACCGCCCACCCCCCTGAAGGTCAGCAGCTCGCTAGAACTGAGCTCAGGCGGCAGGGCAGAGTTCACGCAGACTGTTGAGAGGGAAGAACAGGATAAATCCCCACGGAAGCATCCGTCACCAGCTCCCGAGAGCCGAGCAGACAGTGCTGAAGAGCCACCAGCTGAGGGAGCTAGTGATCCTGCACATCCAAGACCACCGCCAGTGACCAGCTGGCAGAAGGTAATTGATGACTATAATGAGGTATCcagtgatgatgaagacagACTGGTCATTGCCACCTGA